The Deinococcus hopiensis KR-140 sequence GCTGAACGTACCCCTGGTCTACGCCCGCAAGAAAAAGCCCCTCACCATGAGCGAGGTGGCGTACACCGCCCAGTCAATCAGCCGTACCAAGGGGGGCGTGGTGGACCTCTTCGTCAGCAGCGAGTACCTGGGGCATGGAGACCGGGTGATCGTGATCGACGATTTCCTGGCCTCGGGCGGTACGCTGCGGGCACTGGCCGGAATCATTGCCCAGAGCGGCGCGGAGCTCTTGGGCCTCGGCTGCGTGATCGAGAAGGGCTTTGAGGAAGGCCGGACCAAACTGGCGGACCTGAACGTGCCCATCCGCACGCTCGCCAACATCGTGCGGATGAACGAGGCGGAGGGCATTCTGGTGGAAGCGGGCAGGTAGAAGCGCAGGCAG is a genomic window containing:
- the xpt gene encoding xanthine phosphoribosyltransferase, producing MQSLVQAIREQGLILPGGILKVDGLVNHQLLPSLTREMGEQFAASFASLNPTKIVTIEVSGIAPALATALVLNVPLVYARKKKPLTMSEVAYTAQSISRTKGGVVDLFVSSEYLGHGDRVIVIDDFLASGGTLRALAGIIAQSGAELLGLGCVIEKGFEEGRTKLADLNVPIRTLANIVRMNEAEGILVEAGR